GCACGATGAAGACCAGGATCTTCGCGGCGACGTTCAGCGCCTTCACGCCAGGGACGATGAAGGGCGTCAGCGCCAGGGCGACGAAGACGGCCAGCAGCAGCACCGCGAGCACGCGGCTGCGGGGTTGGTCGTTGGAGAGGATCCGTTGCAGCATCAGGTCTTCCTTACTTGCCGAGCGCGTAGACGCCCTGCGGCCGCCACAACAGGATGGCCATCATCAGCGCGATGTTTGAGAACAGCGCCGCCTTTGGCACCAGGAAGCCGGTGTAGTTGGCCATCAGCCCCACCAGCAGCGCGCCGATCAGCGCGCCGGTGGTCGACCCGAGCCCGCCGATGATCAGCACGATGAAGATCAGGACGTTGACCTGGGCGCCCATCTGCGGGATCACGTTCTGCTGGTACAGGCCCCACATCACGCCGCCCAGGCCCGCGAGCGCGGAGCCGACGACGAACACGCCGATGAACAGCACCTTGATGCGGTAGCCGAGCGATTCGACCATCTCGCGGTCCTGCACGCCGGCGCGGATCAGCAGGCCGATCTTGGTGCGCGTGAGCACCAGCCAGAGCACGGCGAACACGACGAGGCCGACGATCACCGCCATGATCCGGTACTTCTCGATGTTGGCGTCGCCGACGAAGATCGAGCCGCGCATCGCTTGCGGCAGCGGCAACGGGATCTGCAGCGGGCCCCAGATGACCTTGATCAGCTCCTCGCCGATGATCATCCCGCCCATGGTGATGAGGATCTGCTTCAGGTGGTTGCCGTAGACCGGCCGCACGATGAAGCGCTCGAACGCCAGGCCCAGGGCGCCGGCCACCAGCATGGCGACCACCATCGCCGGCAGCACCGCCAGCAGGTTCTTCAGCAGGCTTTCCGAGCCGGTGTAGTCGCCCATGCTGCCCAGCACGCTGGTCGCGACGAAGGCGCCGAGCGCTATGAACACGCCGTGGCCGAAGTTCAGCACGTCCATCAGGCCGAACACCAGCGTCAGGCCCGAGGCGATGATGAAGATGATCATGCCCATCGCCAGGCCCGCCACGGTGAGCGTGAGCCAGGTCGCGCCCGAGCCGATGAAGGGCAGCACCAGCAGCGCCAGCAGCGGTACCAGCGCCAGAGGTTTCCAGTCCAGATCTTTGAAATTCATTGCGATTGCGCTGCTCATATCGCCAGCCCCAGCAGCGAGTGCTGCAATTCCTCGTTTTCGGCCATCTCCCTCATCGAGCCGGAATGGACGATCCGGCCGTTGTCCATCACCGCGACGGTGTCGCCGAGGCGCTTGGCGAAGTTGATGTTCTGCTCGACCAGCAGGATCGTCACGCCACTGGCCTTCAGCTGCGCGAAGGCCTCGATCATGTTGTTGATGATCGCGGGCGCCAGCCCCTTGCTGGGCTCGTCGACGATCAGCAGTTCGCGCGGCTCGATGATCGCGCGCGACACGGCGAGCATCTGCTTCTGCCCGCCGGAAAGCTTGCCCGCCGGATGGTTCCAGAACTTCTCGACCGCGGGGAACAGCGAGAAGATCCACTGCAGCCGCGCCTCGTCGATCTGGCCGATGTTGCGCGCCCAGCGCGCGGCCAGCAGCATGTTCTCCTTCACGGTCAGGTCCGCGAAGATGCCCATGTTCTCGGGCACGTAGGCGACGTTCAGTTGCGAGATCTGCGGCGTGGCCATCGCGGTGATGTCCCGGCCGTTGAACTCGATGCGCCCGGCCGAGGCGCGCCACAGGCCCATGATGGTGCGCAGCGTCGTGGTCTTGCCGGCGCCGTTGCGCCCGAGCAGCAGGGTGAGCTGGCCGCGCGGCACCTGCAGGTCGACGCCGTGCAGGATGTGGTAGGCGCCGATGTGGGTGTGCACGCCGGCGAGCGTGAGGATGTTCTCGTTCATTTGCCGCTCCCGTTCACCACGCGCAGCTCGGGCCGCGGCAGCGGCACCTCGCGCTCGCCGGTCCGGTCGGCGCTCACGCCCAGGTAGGCTTCCTGGACGATCGGCGAGGCGATCACCTCCGCCGGCTTGCCGTCGGCCACCAGCGTGCCGTTGTGCAGCACGATGATGCGGTCGGCGAGCTCCCGCACGACGTCCATCTTGTGTTCCACCAGCAGGATGGTCTTGCTCGCGTCTGCCTTGAGCTTGCGGATCAGGTTCAGGATCACCGGCGCCTCGGCGGCGTTCATGCCGGCCGTGGGCTCGTCGAACATGAACACCTGTGCATCCAGCGCCATCAGCAGCGCGACCTCCAGCTTGCGCTGGTCGCCGTGCGGCAGGTTCGCCACCAGTTCGTCTTCCTTGTCGCCCAGGGCGACCGTCTCGAGGATCTCGTCGGCGCGCTCGAGGAGCTGCTTGTGGTCGCTCCAGATGCTCCACAGGTTGAAGCCGCGCCGGTGATCGCCGTCGCGCGCGGCCTGCACCGCCAGGCGCACGTTCTCCAGTACCGTGAGCTTGGGAAACAGGTTGGTGAGCTGGAATGCACGGCCCAGTCCGGCCCGCGTGCGTTGCGCGGCCGACAGCCCGGACAGGTCGCGCCCATCGAGCGTGACCTGTCCGGCGCTCGCCTTGAGCTGCCCGGAGATCAGGTTGAAGTAGGTCGTCTTGCCCGCGCCGTTCGGCCCGACGATGGCGGTCAGCGTTCCTGGCTGGAAGGCGCAGGTGACGCTGTTGACCGCCACGTGGCCGCCGAAGCGGATGGTGAGGTCCTTGGTCGCGAGCAGGCTCATCTCGGAGTGGAGGCGCCGAAGGCGCCTGGGAGGTGGTCAATCATTCTTCAGGGACAGGTGCCGATCACGTAGTAGTTCGGGCTGGTTTGCTTCAGGGTGGTGGTGACGAAGGTGTTGTACAGGCCCATGTTCTGGTTGGACCCGTTGGCCAGCGCGTAGCCGCCGCCGACGTGGGCGCGGCCGGCGGTGACGTGGTTGTAGTTGTTGGCCGTGTAGCAGACCGGCGCGCTGCCCGTGGTGGTGCCGCTGACCGGCGACGAACTCGCGCCCTGGACGCCGCCGGCGTCGACCGCCGCGACGGTCCAGGAATAGGTCGTGGCCGCGGCCAGGCCGCTGTCGGTGTAGCCGGTCGAGGTGACGGGGCTGGCGTTCACCTTGCCGCCGTTGCGGAAGACGTTGTAGCTGGCCGCACCGGTGACGGCATTCCAGATGAGGGTCGCCGAGCTGCTGGTCACGCCGGACACCGCCAGGCCCGTGGGCGCGGGCAGCGATTCGCCGCCGCCGCCACCGCCGGAACCGGTGCCCGAGGCCACCTTGTCGACCATCGCCTTGATCGCGGCCATCTGGGTGCCGGCCTTCTGGGCGAAGTTGGTGCCGTACCAGCCGATCCAGTCCCAGCAGCCATTGGGGTTGCCCAGCGAGCCGCTCGCGGCGGTCTGGCGCGAGGTGCTGTCCACCTTGGTCTGCGGGAACAGCACGATGATGCTGTTGGTGTCCGCCCAGCGCGTGTAGCCGGTGTTCTTGACGAACTTGTCGCCGATGGTGTCGTAGTTCTGTTGGCAACCATGCAGCGCCACGTGCAGCTTGCACTGCGCGCCGCTCGCGCAGTTGGCCGGCACGTAGGCCCAGCCCGTGGTGTCCATGCCGGGATTGCCGGCGCTGAAGGCCGTCTGGTCGAATTCGATGTAGTTGCCGGCCGCCGGTGCGTTGTTGCGCGCGTTCAGCGCCCCGTACAGCTTGGTGAACATCTGCCCGGCGCCGTCATAGCCGCAGTTGCTGATGTAGGGCGAGGCGCTGGAATTGCAGGCGTTGTTGCCGGTCGCGTCGAAGTCCGTCGGGAACACGTGCGCCGTGCTGGCGCGCTGCACGTAGCTCAGGTTCGCGGCGGGCACGCCGTTGTTGGTGTACTGCGTCTGCGCCGCGTTCATCGGGTTCGGACCCACGGTGAAGTCGCTGGTGCCGACGAACATGTAGATCTTCTGGTTGGCGACGTTCGACTTGGCGTCGATCTGGTTGCCGCTCCAGTTGTTGATGTCCGTCTGCATCGTGTTCAGCATCGCGCTGCCGATCGTGGCGTTGTACATGCACGCCGTGTAGTTGTTGTGGCCCGCGCACATGTACGGGCCGGCAGCGAACACGCCCACGCCCATGAAGGTCGAGGAGTAGGCATAGCCGAGCTGGTTGGCCATGAAGCCGCCCGAGGAAAGGCCCGACACGCTGATCCTGGTCTTGTCCACGTTGAGCGCCGGCAGGGGCACGGCGTGGGCGGCCGCGCAGGCGAAGGCCACGGCGCCGACGAAGGCGCGGAGCAGCTTCTTGAATGTCATCGAGATCTCCTGTGGTGTTGATTGGGATGCAACTACCCATCCCCCGTGTTGCCGGGGGTTCCTCGAACAACGAACAAAAAGAGGCGCGGCCGCGCCTTTGGAAAAAGGGACTTACTTCCGGCCGTTGCGGATCGGAACTTCCATCTCGTTCGGCTTGATTTCCTTCACGAGATGCAGGTCGGCCATGGCCCCGGGGCGCGCGCCCGGTGCCACGCGGAAGTGGTACATGGACTGCATGGCCTGGTGGTCTTCCTTGCGGAAGGTCATCATGCCCTTGGGCGTCTCGAAGCTCATGCCCTCCATCGCCGAGATCAGCTTCTCGGTGCCGGTATCGCCATTGGTCTTCTTCAGCGCCGAGACGATCGCCATGGCGGCGGAGAAGCCGCCGGCCGTGAAGAAGTCAGGCGGCGTCTTGAAGCGCGAGTAGTGGTTGGTCACCAGCCACAGGTTCGCCGGGTTCTTCGAGAAGCCGAAGTAGTAGTAGCTCGCGCCTTCCATGCCCGGGAAGTTGTTGTAGGGCACCATCGCCGGCAGGATGTTGCCGCCGGTGGCGACTTCGATGCCGTAGCGCTTCTTCAGGTCCAGGTCGGCCAGCTTGGCGAACGGCGGGTTGGCGCCGGCCCAGATCACGAAGATCACCTTGCGGCCGGGCTTGTCCTTGAGGTTGTCGACGATCCGCTGGAAGCCGGCCGTGAAGTCCGTGGTGGTCGGCGGCAGGTATTCCTCGTGGGAGACCTTGGCCTTCTTGAGCGCATCCTTGAAGGCCCTCACGCCGTCTCGTCCGAAGGCGTAGTCCTGCGCCAGCGTCGCCACCAGCGTGCCCGGTTGGTCCACCGTGACGGCATTGGAGATCGCGTCCTGCGAGCTGCTGCGGCCGGTGCGGAAGATGTAGCGGTTCCACTTCTCGCCGGTGATCGAGTCGGCCACCGCCGGCTCGACCAGCAGTACCTTCTTGTATTCCTCGGCCACCGGCAGCATCGCCAGCGCCACGCCGGAAGACGTCGGGCCCATCGCCAGGTCGACCTTGTCGTCCGCATAGGAAGCGGCCAGCAACGACTTGCCCAGGTCCGGCTTGCCCTGGTCGTCCTTCTCGATGATCACGATCTTGCGGCCATTGACGGCCATGGTGCCGTTGGTCGCGTACTCCAGGCCCAGCAGCAGTCCGGCCTGGGTCTGCTTGCCGTAGGCCTCGAGCGGGCCGGTGCGGCTGTAGATATGCGCGATCTTGATGTCCTTCGCCTGGGCGAAGGCCACCGGGGCCGTGATCGTGGAGGCGGCGAGAGCGGCGAGCGCAAGCCAGGAACGGCGTTTCATGTTGTCTCCTGATAATGAACTGCGGAAAACGGTTGAGCCGAAGCACGGCCCGTGCCAACGCGGAAGAGCTTTGATTTCATTGGAAAATCCTGATCGCCCAGGCGTGCTTGTCTGTTTTTCATACAGTCGAAACTGTTCGCTTTTCGAACAGATGCATGAAATTCAGACAGCCGCTTCCAGCCGCTCGTAGAGCTTGGCGCGCGAGATGCCGAGCAGCTTCGCCGCCGCGACCTTGTTGCCCGAAGTCGCGGCCAGGGCCGCCGCGATCGCCTGGCGCTCCACTTCCGCGACCTGCTCGGCCAGCGGCCGCAGCGCAGTCGGCGAAGCCGCGCCCGGGGCCGCCGCCACGGCAGCGGCCGGCGCCACCTGCTTGATGCCGGACTCGCGCAGCACCTCGCCGACGTCGCGGGCGTCGATGTGCTGCGACTCGCCGCGCATGGCGGCCTGCTCCAGCACGTTGCGCAACTCGCGGATGTTGCCGCGCCACGCCTGCGCGGCCAGCAGGGCGATCGCCTCGGGGCTCAGGTCCGGCGGCGGCGTCGCGTTGCGCAGGCCGATGTCTTCGGCCAGCACCTCGACCAGCGCCGGAATGTCGGCGCGGCGTTCGCGCAGCGACGGCACGCGGATCGGCAGCACGTTGAGCCGGTAGTACAGGTCCTCGCGGAACTTGCCCTCGCGCACCAGCTGCGCCAGGTCGCGCGAGGTGGCCGCGATCACGCGCGCATCGAACGGGACCAGCTTGTTGGACCCGAGCGGCTCGATCTCGCCTTCCTGCAGCGCGCGCAGCAGCTTGGGCTGCAGGCTCGGCGGCATGTCGCCGATTTCGTCGAGGAACAGGGTGCCGCCGTCGGCAAGCTTGAACTTGCCGTCGCGGCCCTTGCGGTCGGCGCCGGTGAAGGCCCCGGGCGCGACGCCGAAGAATTCGGCCTCCAGCAGGGTGTCGGGAATCGCCGCGATGTTCACGCTGACCAGCGGGCCGGAGGCTCGGCCCGAGGCCGCGTGGATCGCGTGCGCCAGCAGTTCCTTGCCGGTGCCGGTTTCGCCCAGCAGCAGCACCGGGCTGGACGACATGGCGGCGCGGCGCGCCTGGCGCTTGACTTCCACCGCCGCCGGGCTGCTGCCGACGAAACTTGCCAGCGTGTACTTGTGGCGGCGCTGCGTCGCCAGTTCGCGCCGGGCGTCGTCCAGGTCGCGCTGCAGGTGCGCGAACTTGCTGATCAGGGGTTGGAGCGTCGTCTCGGGATGGTCGAACAGCACGATGCCGATGGCGCCGATCAATTCGCCCTGGTCGTCGCGCAGCGGCAGCCGGCTGACGACGAAGGTGCCGGCCTTGTTGGTCAGGAGGTCGATCAGGATCGCCTGCCCGGTTTCCAGCACGCGGCGCATCTGCGTGTTCGGCACCACGTCTTCGACCATGTGGCCGACGAACTGGTCGACCGAGGAGAAGCCGAGTGCCGGCAGGAAGCGCTTGTAGCCCTCGTTCACCCAGACGATGCGGCCGGTGCGATCCAGCAGGAACATGCCTTCGCTCGTGCTGGAGAACAGGTGGAACATCGAGCGCGCCGCCAGCTCGAGGATGCTTTGCGCATCGAGCGGCAGCGCCTGGGACTGCAGGGAATTCGCGGGCATTGTGGCAATGCTAACCCGGCCTCCTTCCCGCGAATCCGGGTTTGCCCCGACAGGAGACCGGACGGCTGACAGCGGTTCGACAGCTCATGCCGCCACTCTGTCGTCACCACTCTCAGGAGAGACCTCATGCGCCGTGACCAGTTCCTCAAATCCGCCCTCGCCCTCGCGGCCTGCGGCGCCTTGCCGATGTCCGCGGACGCGGCCGGCGTCCTCAAGATGATGATCCCCGCCAACCCCGGCGGCGGCTGGGACACGACCGGGCGCGCGCTCGGGCGCTCGCTGCTGGACGCCAGGGCGGCTGACAACGTGCAGTACGAGAACAAGGGCGGCGCCGCCGGCGTCATCGGCCTTGCGCAGTTCGTGAACCAGGCCAAGGGTGACCCGAACGCGCTGATGATGATGGGCGCCGTGATGCTGGGCGGCATCATCACGGGCAAGCCGCCGGTGCAACTGAACCAGGCCACGCCGATCGCGCGCCTGACCAGCGAATACAACGTGTTCGTCGTGCCGTCCAGTTCGCCGTTCAGGACCATGAAGGACGTGGTGGCGCAACTCAGGGCCGACCCGGCCAGCGTCAAGTGGGGTGGCGGCTCGCGCGGCTCCACCGAGCACATCGCCGCCTGCATGCTCGCGCGCAACGTCGGCGTCGATCCCCGGAAGGTCAACTACATCGCCTTCCGCGGCGGCGGCGAGGCGACTGCTGCCATCCTCGGCGGCAACGTCACCGTCGGCGGCAGCGGCTACAGCGAATTCGCGGACCATATCGCGTCCGGCAAGATGCGTCCGCTGGCCGTCACCTCGCAGAAACGCCTGTCCGGCATCGCCATCCCGACGATGAAGGAGTTGGGCTACGACGTCATCCTGGGCAACTGGCGCGGTGTCTACGCGGCGCCGGGCATTAGCGCCGACGACCGTTCCAACCTGACGCAAGCGGTCATGGCGGCGACAAAGACCAAAGCCTGGAGCGAGGCGCTTTCCAAAAATGGCTGGACCCCCGCCGTTGCAACCGGCAAGGAGTTCGAGGACTTCGTCGAATACGAGTTCTCGAGTCTGCGAGCAATCATGTACCTGTCCGGCATGGTCTGAGCACCAGCGGCTCGAGTCCACAAACTCAAATTCAACGGGGCCGAAAAGGCCCCGTTTTCCTCCGAGCTGAAGCGACCCTGGCGGTTCAGGCCGCCGCCGCCCGCCGGGCCGACATCAGGCGCACCACGCGCGGCAGGATCAGCACCGCGAGGATGATCACGATCATCACGACCGACATGGGCCGCTGCAGGAAGACCATGCCGCTGCCCTCCCCGATCGACACCGCGTTGCGCAGCTGCGCTTCGGCCAGCGGCCCCAGGATCATGCCCACCACCACCGGCGCCGTCGGGAAGTCGAAGCGCCGCATCAGCACGCCGACGAGGCCGATGCCATAGAGCAGCACCAGGTCGAACGCGCTCTGGCGCATGCCGTAGGCGCCGACCGTCGCGAAGATCAGGATGCCCGCGTACAGCTGCGGCTTCGGGATCTTCAGCAGCTTGACCCACAGGCCCACCAGCGGCAGGTTCAGCACCAGCAGCATCAGGTTGCCGATGTAGAGCGAGGCGATCAGCGCCCACACCAGCGCCGCCGACGTGGTGAACAGCTGCGGCCCGGGCTGCAGGCCGTAGTTCTGGAAGGCGCCCAGCAGGATGGCGGTGGTGTTGGAGGTCGGGATGCCCAGGGTCAGCAGCGGGATCAGTGCCGCGGTCACCGAGGCGTTGTTCGCCGCCTCGGGACCGGCCACGCCTTCGATCGCGCCGGTGGTGCCGAACTCCGCCTGGTTGCTGCCCTTGGCCAGCTTTTTCTCGACGGCATAGCTCAGGAAGGTCGGGATCTCGGTGCCACCGGCGGGGATGCAGCCGAAAGGAGCGCCGATGAAGGTGGCGCGCAGCCATGCCGGGATCGAGCGCTTCCACTCGCGCCGGGTCATGTAGACCTTGGTCAGCTTGTTCTGCGACTCGTCGACCTTGCCTTCGAAGAGCGCGGCGTACAGCACCTCCGACACCGCGAACAGGCCCACGGCCACCAGCACGATCTCGATGCCGTCCAGCAGCTCGGGGACGCCCAGCGTGTAACGCGCCTGGCCCGAGATCTGGTCGAGGCCGATCAGGCCCACCGCCAGGCCGATGAACAGCGAGGTCATGCCGCGCAAGGTGCTCGCCCCCAGCACCGCGCTCACCGTGGTGAAGGCCAGCACCATGAGCAGGAAATACTCCGGCGGCCCGAGCTGCACGGCGAACTCCGCGACATAGGGCGCGAACAGCGTGACCATTACCGTGGCGATGGTGCCGGCCACGAAGGAGCCGATGGCCGCGGTGGCCAGCGCCGCGCCGGCGCGGCCGCTCTTGGCCATCTTGTTGCCTTCCATGGCGGTCACCATGCTGGCGGTCTCGCCCGGCGTGTTCAGCAGGATGGAAGTGGTCGAGCCGCCGTACATCGCGCCGTAGTAGATGCCGGCGAAGAAGATCATGGAGGCGGTGACTTCGACCTTGGCGGTGATCGGCAGCAGCATGGCCACGGCCACGGCCGGCCCGATGCCGGGCAGCACGCCCACCGCTGTGCCCAGCGCGCAGCCGACCAGCGCCCACAACAGGTTGGCCGGCGTGATGGCCAGCGCGAAACCATGCAGCAGCGATTGCAGGATGTCCATGCGAGTGTCCTGGCGCTAGATCCAGCCGGTGCCGGTCAGCCCCGGCAGGTTGATGGCCAGGAATTGGGTGAACATCCAGAACACCGGCGCCGAGATCGCCGCGCCCGTGAACGCATCGATGGCGAAGGTGCGCGGGGTGCCGGCGGCCTGCCCCTGCGCCCGGCGCAGCCCCTGCACCGCGAGCACATAGCACAGGGTGCAGCTGAGGATGAAGCCGATGGTGGTGATCAGCGCCGCGTTGAGCAGCAGCCCGGCCGACACCCAGACGAAAGCCCACCAGTTGCCGCGGTCTTCGCCGCTGGGCGGCGCCATGCTGCGAAAGCCGCCGGTGCGCGCCTCCACGACGATGAGGATGCCGCACACGAAGAGCACACTGGCGACCAGCCAGGGCAGGAAGTTCGGTCCGACGCCGCCATAGCCGGCGCCCGACGGTATCGAGACGGCGCCGGCGGCCAGCGCGATGCCGACCGCGGCCACCCCGGCGCCGACCAGGGTCTGCGCCAGCACCGATTGCGGTTCATGCGTCATGGCTGGCGCGACCGTACTGGGTAGTGGCCTGTAGCCTTGAAATGGGAGTCGAGGGACGCGCGAGACGGGGTGCGATGCAAGGCGCAAAGCACAGCGATGCCCGGTGGCATCGCGAGCATTTGCAACGCCGCAGCGCGCCACGTATCGCGTGGACAGCGACTTCCGATTTCAGGGTTATAGGCCACTAGACCATGCCCGACTTGACCATCGTGGCGCGCAGGCTCGCGAATTCGTCATCAACGAACTTGTCGAACGCCGGGCCGGTCAGCACCGCCGGGGTCCAGTCGTTCTTCTCGAGCGACTCCTGCCACGACTTGGTCTTGAGCGCGGCCAGCACCATGTCGGTCAGCGCCTTGCGCTGCGCGTCGTTGAGGCCGGGCGCGCCGTACACGCCGCGCCAGTTGCCGATCTCGACGTCGATGCCCTGCTCCTTGAGCGTGGGCACGTTGTTCAGGCGCTTGGGCGCCGTGACGGCGATCGGCTTCATCTTGCCGGCCTTGATGTACTCGGCGAACTCCGAGTAGCCGCTGCCGCCCACCGTGACGTTGCCGCCGAGGATGGCCGCGGTGGCCTCGCCGCCGCCGCGGAAAGCCACGTAGTTGATCTTGGAAGGATCGACGCCCACCTTCGACGCGATCATGGCCGCGGCAATGTGCTCGGTGGAGCCGCGCGAGCCGCCGCCCCACTTGACGCTGCCCGGGTCCTTCTTGAGCTGCGCCACCACGTCGGCCATGGTCTTGAACGGCGAGTTGGCGGGCAGCACGAACACGTTGTACTCGCTGGTCAGGCGCGCGATCGGCGTGGCCTGCGACAGATTCACCGGCGGCTTGCCGGTGATGATGCCGCCCAGCATCACGGCGCCCATCACCATCATCGCGTTCGCGTCGCCCTTGCTGCCGTTGACGAACTGCGCCAGGCCCAGCGCGCCGGCCGCGCCGCCCTTGTTCTCGTAGGTCACGCTGTCGGCCGACTTGGCTTCCTGCATGGCCTTGCCCAGCGCGCGGCCGGTGGTGTCCCAGCCGCCGCCGGGGTTGGCCGGAATCATCATCTTCACGTTGGCGGCGGCGCGGGCGTGCAGCGGCAGCGCGCCGGCCGCGGCCAGCGCGGCCAGGCTCTTGAGGAACTCGTCTCTACGCATGGGGTGACTCCTAGTTGTTCGTAACAGGACTCGTGGATGATGCGCCCGGTGCCTGTCAAACGGCTGTCCTGCATGATTGGGGAAACTACTAGTCCGTCCACTGGGCCCGCCCCCTGAGCCGCCTGCACTAAGCTCGCTCTCCAATGAAAGTTTTGCTGGTCGAAGACGATCCCTCCATGCGCAGCACGCTCGAGCGCACGCTGACGCGGCGGGGGTTCCACCTCGATGCCTGCGGCGACGGCCGGCAGGCGCTGTCCCTGTGGAAGTCGGCGCGGCCGGACGTCGTGATGTTGGACCTGAGCCTGCCCGGCCTCGACGGGCTGGACGTGCTGCAGCAGGCGCGCGCCGAGGGGCTCGCCGCGCCGGTCCTGATCCTCACCGCGCGCGGCACGGTGGGTGACCGCATCCTCGGCCTCAATTCCGGCGCGGACGACTACCTGCCCAAGCCCTTCGACCTGGATGAGCTCGAGGCGCGCCTGCGCGCGCTGGCGCGCCGCCGGCCGGGCCCGGCGGCGGCCAAGCCGGCAGACGAGTCGCTGGAGTTCGGCCGCCTGCGCTACGACAAGGCCAGCGGCGCGGTGTACCACGGGGACGACGTGCTGGAGCTCACGCCGCGCGAATCGGCGCTGCTGGCGGCGCTGCTGGCGCGGCAAGGCCAGGCGATGGCCAAGGAGAAGCTGTTCGAACTGGTATTCGCCGGCGAGCCCGAGGTGCAGTACGAGGCCATCGAGGTGGTGGCCTACCGCTTGCGCAAGAAGCTGGCGCCCACCGGTGTCTCGCTGGTCACGCTGCGCGGGCTGGGCTACCTGTTGAAGGCCGGATGAGCCGCACGGCCGCTCCGAAGGCGAATAGCACCGCAGCCCGCCAGGGCGGAGGTTGTCGAATGCTCCGCACGGCCGCTCCGAAGGCGAACAGCACCGCAGCCCGCCGGGCGGAGCTTATCCAATGAGCGGCGCGCTTTCGCTGCGGCGGCGCCTGCTGCTCGGCATCCTCGTGCCGGTGGTGCTGCTGATCGCGCTGAACGGCGCCAGCCTGTATTCACGCGCCCTCGCCGCCGCCAACACCGCCTACGACCGGACCCTGCTGGCCTCGGCCAAGGTCATCGGCGAGCAGCTCGACGTGGAAGGCTACGACGCCGAGGCGCGGCTGCGTGCCACGGTGCCCTATTCCGCGCTGGAAGCCTTCGAGGCCGACAACCGCAGCCGCATGGTCTACCGCGTGTCCGACCTCAGGGGCGAAATGGTGTCCGGCTACGCCGAGCTGCCGTTCTGGCGCGGCAAGCTGCCGGCGCGGCCGCCCTATGCCGCGCTGGTCGACTTCTACGACGACCGCTACAACGACGACGACGT
Above is a window of Ramlibacter tataouinensis DNA encoding:
- a CDS encoding branched-chain amino acid ABC transporter permease; amino-acid sequence: MNFKDLDWKPLALVPLLALLVLPFIGSGATWLTLTVAGLAMGMIIFIIASGLTLVFGLMDVLNFGHGVFIALGAFVATSVLGSMGDYTGSESLLKNLLAVLPAMVVAMLVAGALGLAFERFIVRPVYGNHLKQILITMGGMIIGEELIKVIWGPLQIPLPLPQAMRGSIFVGDANIEKYRIMAVIVGLVVFAVLWLVLTRTKIGLLIRAGVQDREMVESLGYRIKVLFIGVFVVGSALAGLGGVMWGLYQQNVIPQMGAQVNVLIFIVLIIGGLGSTTGALIGALLVGLMANYTGFLVPKAALFSNIALMMAILLWRPQGVYALGK
- a CDS encoding ABC transporter ATP-binding protein; this translates as MNENILTLAGVHTHIGAYHILHGVDLQVPRGQLTLLLGRNGAGKTTTLRTIMGLWRASAGRIEFNGRDITAMATPQISQLNVAYVPENMGIFADLTVKENMLLAARWARNIGQIDEARLQWIFSLFPAVEKFWNHPAGKLSGGQKQMLAVSRAIIEPRELLIVDEPSKGLAPAIINNMIEAFAQLKASGVTILLVEQNINFAKRLGDTVAVMDNGRIVHSGSMREMAENEELQHSLLGLAI
- a CDS encoding ABC transporter ATP-binding protein, whose amino-acid sequence is MSLLATKDLTIRFGGHVAVNSVTCAFQPGTLTAIVGPNGAGKTTYFNLISGQLKASAGQVTLDGRDLSGLSAAQRTRAGLGRAFQLTNLFPKLTVLENVRLAVQAARDGDHRRGFNLWSIWSDHKQLLERADEILETVALGDKEDELVANLPHGDQRKLEVALLMALDAQVFMFDEPTAGMNAAEAPVILNLIRKLKADASKTILLVEHKMDVVRELADRIIVLHNGTLVADGKPAEVIASPIVQEAYLGVSADRTGEREVPLPRPELRVVNGSGK
- a CDS encoding fibronectin type III domain-containing protein, with translation MTFKKLLRAFVGAVAFACAAAHAVPLPALNVDKTRISVSGLSSGGFMANQLGYAYSSTFMGVGVFAAGPYMCAGHNNYTACMYNATIGSAMLNTMQTDINNWSGNQIDAKSNVANQKIYMFVGTSDFTVGPNPMNAAQTQYTNNGVPAANLSYVQRASTAHVFPTDFDATGNNACNSSASPYISNCGYDGAGQMFTKLYGALNARNNAPAAGNYIEFDQTAFSAGNPGMDTTGWAYVPANCASGAQCKLHVALHGCQQNYDTIGDKFVKNTGYTRWADTNSIIVLFPQTKVDSTSRQTAASGSLGNPNGCWDWIGWYGTNFAQKAGTQMAAIKAMVDKVASGTGSGGGGGGESLPAPTGLAVSGVTSSSATLIWNAVTGAASYNVFRNGGKVNASPVTSTGYTDSGLAAATTYSWTVAAVDAGGVQGASSSPVSGTTTGSAPVCYTANNYNHVTAGRAHVGGGYALANGSNQNMGLYNTFVTTTLKQTSPNYYVIGTCP
- a CDS encoding substrate-binding domain-containing protein, whose protein sequence is MKRRSWLALAALAASTITAPVAFAQAKDIKIAHIYSRTGPLEAYGKQTQAGLLLGLEYATNGTMAVNGRKIVIIEKDDQGKPDLGKSLLAASYADDKVDLAMGPTSSGVALAMLPVAEEYKKVLLVEPAVADSITGEKWNRYIFRTGRSSSQDAISNAVTVDQPGTLVATLAQDYAFGRDGVRAFKDALKKAKVSHEEYLPPTTTDFTAGFQRIVDNLKDKPGRKVIFVIWAGANPPFAKLADLDLKKRYGIEVATGGNILPAMVPYNNFPGMEGASYYYFGFSKNPANLWLVTNHYSRFKTPPDFFTAGGFSAAMAIVSALKKTNGDTGTEKLISAMEGMSFETPKGMMTFRKEDHQAMQSMYHFRVAPGARPGAMADLHLVKEIKPNEMEVPIRNGRK
- a CDS encoding sigma-54 interaction domain-containing protein; this translates as MPANSLQSQALPLDAQSILELAARSMFHLFSSTSEGMFLLDRTGRIVWVNEGYKRFLPALGFSSVDQFVGHMVEDVVPNTQMRRVLETGQAILIDLLTNKAGTFVVSRLPLRDDQGELIGAIGIVLFDHPETTLQPLISKFAHLQRDLDDARRELATQRRHKYTLASFVGSSPAAVEVKRQARRAAMSSSPVLLLGETGTGKELLAHAIHAASGRASGPLVSVNIAAIPDTLLEAEFFGVAPGAFTGADRKGRDGKFKLADGGTLFLDEIGDMPPSLQPKLLRALQEGEIEPLGSNKLVPFDARVIAATSRDLAQLVREGKFREDLYYRLNVLPIRVPSLRERRADIPALVEVLAEDIGLRNATPPPDLSPEAIALLAAQAWRGNIRELRNVLEQAAMRGESQHIDARDVGEVLRESGIKQVAPAAAVAAAPGAASPTALRPLAEQVAEVERQAIAAALAATSGNKVAAAKLLGISRAKLYERLEAAV
- a CDS encoding Bug family tripartite tricarboxylate transporter substrate binding protein, translating into MRRDQFLKSALALAACGALPMSADAAGVLKMMIPANPGGGWDTTGRALGRSLLDARAADNVQYENKGGAAGVIGLAQFVNQAKGDPNALMMMGAVMLGGIITGKPPVQLNQATPIARLTSEYNVFVVPSSSPFRTMKDVVAQLRADPASVKWGGGSRGSTEHIAACMLARNVGVDPRKVNYIAFRGGGEATAAILGGNVTVGGSGYSEFADHIASGKMRPLAVTSQKRLSGIAIPTMKELGYDVILGNWRGVYAAPGISADDRSNLTQAVMAATKTKAWSEALSKNGWTPAVATGKEFEDFVEYEFSSLRAIMYLSGMV